One window of Halanaerobiales bacterium genomic DNA carries:
- a CDS encoding DNA-directed RNA polymerase subunit alpha: MIEIEKPQIERVDSDEFYGEFDIAPLERGYGITLGNALRRVLLSSLPGAAITSVKIEGVEHEFTPIEGIKEDVTEIILNLKEVVIDYDGEEMEKIRIEAEGEGEVTAGDFITPGNLKIVNKDHHIATMAADSKLMLEATVEKGRGYVSAEENEEHFDKVIGLIPIDSSFSPVVRANFNVEDTRVGQVTDYDRLILEVLTNGSITPDDAISLSAKIMVEHLDLFINLTDEIDDVEIMVEKEEEERNQILDTTIEELELSVRSSNCLKRAGINTVEELVDKTEDDLMKVRNLGKKSLQEIKDKLDELELELKDPEV, from the coding sequence ATGATAGAAATAGAAAAACCGCAAATTGAAAGAGTAGATAGTGATGAATTTTATGGTGAATTTGACATTGCTCCTTTAGAAAGAGGGTATGGTATAACACTCGGGAATGCCTTGAGAAGAGTTCTTTTATCTTCATTACCTGGGGCTGCTATAACTTCTGTTAAGATAGAAGGAGTTGAACATGAATTTACTCCAATTGAAGGTATTAAAGAAGATGTAACAGAAATTATTTTGAATCTAAAAGAAGTAGTTATTGATTATGATGGGGAAGAAATGGAAAAAATAAGAATTGAAGCTGAAGGAGAAGGTGAAGTTACTGCTGGTGATTTCATTACTCCTGGTAATCTTAAAATAGTGAATAAAGATCATCATATTGCAACTATGGCTGCAGATAGTAAACTTATGCTTGAGGCAACTGTTGAAAAAGGCCGTGGTTATGTAAGTGCTGAAGAGAATGAAGAACATTTTGATAAGGTTATTGGTTTAATACCTATTGATTCTTCATTTAGTCCAGTTGTTAGAGCAAATTTCAATGTAGAAGATACAAGAGTTGGTCAGGTGACTGATTATGACAGATTAATTTTAGAAGTTCTGACAAATGGAAGTATAACTCCTGATGATGCCATAAGTCTTTCAGCAAAAATTATGGTAGAGCATCTTGATCTTTTCATTAATTTAACTGATGAAATTGATGATGTTGAAATAATGGTTGAAAAAGAAGAAGAAGAAAGAAATCAAATACTAGATACTACCATTGAAGAATTAGAATTATCAGTCCGTTCTTCTAATTGTCTTAAAAGAGCTGGTATTAATACAGTAGAAGAACTTGTAGATAAAACTGAAGATGATCTTATGAAAGTTAGAAATCTTGGTAAAAAATCATTACAAGAAATTAAAGATAAATTAGATGAACTTGAATTGGAATTAAAAGATCCAGAGGTATAA
- the rplQ gene encoding 50S ribosomal protein L17 — protein sequence MRKLNKNSSHRKAMFNNMLTDLFRHGRIKTTLAKAKDLRPIAEKMITTAKTNDLKSRRKVMKRVKDKEVVSKLFDEIGPKFSDRPGGYTRIIKMYPRQGDAAERALIELVE from the coding sequence ATGCGTAAGCTTAATAAAAACAGTTCTCATCGTAAGGCAATGTTTAATAATATGCTTACTGATTTGTTTCGTCATGGTAGAATTAAAACTACTTTAGCTAAAGCAAAAGATTTGAGACCAATTGCTGAAAAGATGATTACAACTGCTAAAACAAATGACCTTAAATCTCGTCGCAAAGTTATGAAGCGAGTAAAAGATAAAGAAGTAGTAAGTAAACTGTTTGATGAAATAGGTCCTAAATTCAGTGATAGACCAGGTGGATATACAAGAATAATTAAAATGTATCCTCGACAAGGAGATGCTGCAGAAAGGGCTTTGATTGAATTAGTAGAATAA
- a CDS encoding energy-coupling factor transporter ATPase, translating into MSLIEIKNVNFSYNEMDKPALKNINLNVDKGDFVAVIGANGSGKSTLAKLLNVLLKPDEGEVLVDGLSTSNNENTWNIRQEVGMVFQNPDNQLVASMVEDDIAFGPENLGIPGPEIRKRVDHALELVEMEGYQKHAPHKLSGGQKQRVAIAGVIAMEPVCIVLDEPTAMLDPKGRDEVMETILNLNKNKNITIIHITHFMEEIIYADKIIVMSQGEIVKRGTPREIFHNIEELEKIDLAVPEVVKLADELRKSGINIPEVLSIDELVNSLC; encoded by the coding sequence ATGAGCCTTATAGAAATTAAAAATGTTAATTTTTCATATAATGAAATGGATAAACCAGCCCTTAAAAATATTAATTTAAATGTTGATAAGGGTGATTTTGTAGCAGTAATTGGAGCTAATGGTTCTGGAAAATCAACCCTGGCCAAACTGCTTAATGTTTTGCTAAAACCTGATGAAGGTGAAGTATTAGTTGATGGACTATCTACTTCAAATAATGAGAATACCTGGAACATTAGACAGGAAGTTGGTATGGTTTTTCAAAATCCAGATAATCAACTTGTTGCCAGTATGGTAGAAGATGATATAGCATTTGGACCAGAAAACCTGGGTATTCCTGGACCTGAAATCAGAAAAAGAGTTGATCATGCTCTAGAGCTTGTGGAGATGGAAGGTTATCAAAAACATGCTCCTCACAAGCTCTCAGGGGGGCAAAAACAAAGAGTAGCTATAGCCGGGGTCATTGCTATGGAACCAGTCTGTATTGTCTTAGATGAGCCTACTGCAATGCTTGATCCTAAAGGACGCGACGAAGTTATGGAGACTATCCTGAATTTAAATAAAAATAAAAATATAACAATTATTCATATTACTCATTTTATGGAAGAAATAATATATGCAGATAAAATTATTGTAATGTCCCAGGGAGAAATTGTAAAAAGAGGAACTCCACGAGAAATATTTCATAATATAGAGGAACTTGAAAAAATAGATTTAGCAGTACCTGAAGTTGTTAAATTAGCTGATGAATTAAGAAAATCTGGAATTAATATACCAGAAGTTTTGTCAATTGATGAGCTGGTGAATTCATTATGTTGA
- a CDS encoding energy-coupling factor transporter ATPase: protein MLIKLKNVTHIYEQQNVMALDNINLQIDKNEFIGLVGHTGSGKSTLVQLFNGLITPSDGEVFIDGIKLNSEKVNLKDIRRKIGLVFQYPEHQLFEETVYEDIAFGPKNLNLSKEKIDKRVKEAMELVNLDFEEFNNRSPFNLSGGQQRRVAIAGVLAMGPDVLILDEPSAGLDPKGRERLTELLYYLHQNYSMTIILISHRMEEIARLSNRVIVLDEGKIVMDNHPRKIFSQRDKLQELGLDLPEISLILNKLQNRGLNVRTDLFKILEAKNEILTELRSKKNVN from the coding sequence ATGTTGATTAAATTAAAAAATGTCACCCACATCTATGAACAACAAAATGTAATGGCTCTTGATAATATTAATCTTCAAATTGACAAAAATGAATTTATTGGTTTAGTTGGGCATACTGGTTCAGGTAAATCTACTCTTGTTCAGCTTTTTAACGGATTGATCACTCCCAGTGATGGTGAAGTTTTTATTGATGGTATTAAATTGAATTCTGAAAAAGTGAATTTAAAAGATATCAGAAGAAAAATAGGTTTGGTTTTTCAATATCCTGAACATCAATTATTTGAAGAAACTGTTTATGAAGATATTGCTTTTGGACCTAAAAACCTTAATCTTTCAAAAGAAAAAATTGATAAAAGAGTAAAAGAAGCAATGGAGTTAGTTAATCTTGACTTTGAAGAATTTAATAATAGGTCCCCATTTAATTTAAGTGGAGGTCAACAGCGACGTGTTGCTATTGCAGGTGTTTTAGCAATGGGTCCAGATGTTCTTATTTTAGATGAACCTTCTGCAGGTTTGGATCCCAAAGGGAGAGAGAGATTAACTGAATTATTATATTATTTACATCAAAATTATAGTATGACAATAATTTTGATTTCCCATCGAATGGAAGAAATAGCTCGATTATCAAATAGAGTTATAGTTCTTGACGAAGGAAAAATTGTAATGGATAATCATCCACGTAAAATATTCAGTCAGAGAGATAAATTACAGGAACTTGGACTTGATTTACCGGAAATAAGCCTTATTTTAAACAAATTACAAAACAGAGGTTTGAATGTAAGAACTGATTTATTTAAAATATTAGAAGCTAAAAATGAAATTCTGACTGAATTAAGGAGTAAGAAAAATGTTAACTGA
- a CDS encoding energy-coupling factor transporter transmembrane protein EcfT, which produces MLTDITIGQYIPGDSIIHRLDPRMKIIITIILITALFFIGKFIGFAFFLVYVASIIIIARLPLKRIIKGLKPILFLVLLTLLLHVFLTKGGEVYWQWRFISIEAEGVYTGFFMVSRIILLIMFTSLLTLTTSPLQLTDGIEYLLKPLKKFGVPASELAMMMTIALRFIPTLLEEAEKIMKAQKARGADFESGNIINRAKSLIPLLVPLFISAFRRADDLALAMEARCYRGGEGRTRLHELSFKNIDFWALALTVVFAVFISFF; this is translated from the coding sequence ATGTTAACTGATATTACTATTGGGCAATATATTCCTGGAGATTCAATTATTCATAGATTAGATCCCAGGATGAAAATAATAATTACAATTATTTTAATCACTGCACTCTTTTTCATTGGCAAATTTATTGGATTTGCTTTTTTTCTTGTATATGTTGCTTCTATTATTATTATTGCCAGGCTACCGTTAAAAAGAATTATTAAGGGTTTAAAACCAATATTATTTTTGGTATTGTTAACTTTATTACTTCATGTTTTTTTAACAAAAGGCGGAGAAGTTTACTGGCAGTGGAGATTTATAAGTATAGAAGCAGAAGGTGTTTATACAGGTTTTTTTATGGTTTCCAGAATAATTCTTTTGATTATGTTTACTTCTCTTTTAACTTTAACTACTTCTCCATTACAACTTACAGATGGGATAGAGTATTTATTAAAACCGCTTAAAAAATTTGGTGTACCTGCAAGTGAGCTGGCAATGATGATGACAATCGCTTTAAGATTTATTCCAACTTTACTTGAAGAAGCTGAAAAAATAATGAAAGCACAAAAAGCTAGAGGTGCTGATTTTGAGAGTGGGAATATAATTAATAGAGCAAAAAGTTTAATTCCTTTACTCGTTCCTCTTTTTATAAGTGCTTTTAGAAGAGCTGATGATTTAGCTCTCGCCATGGAAGCAAGATGTTATAGAGGAGGAGAAGGTAGGACAAGGTTACATGAGTTATCTTTTAAAAATATTGATTTTTGGGCTTTAGCTTTAACTGTAGTTTTTGCTGTTTTTATTAGTTTTTTTTAA
- the truA gene encoding tRNA pseudouridine(38-40) synthase TruA produces the protein MRNIKIILEYDGTNYQGWQYQKHTNKTIQQTLEIKLTKLNKSKVPVIGAGRTDSGAHAKGQAANFYIDVDIPVSKIPIALNSMLPADIVCKDAKHVANDFHARYDSVAKKYRYRLLNRSFHSVFTRNYVYTLYKKLDLKKIKYALKDFIGKYDFAAFQSSGSDVGTTKREIKSFEMKFVGEEIWFDIVGTGFLYNMVRIIIGTLIEIGLNKRPADDVKRIIKSQDRIEAGFTAPAKGLSLLKVYY, from the coding sequence ATGCGTAATATAAAAATAATTTTGGAATATGATGGTACTAATTATCAGGGTTGGCAATATCAAAAACATACAAATAAAACAATCCAACAAACTCTTGAAATAAAATTAACTAAACTCAACAAATCTAAAGTTCCTGTAATAGGAGCAGGAAGAACTGATTCTGGAGCTCATGCTAAAGGACAGGCTGCTAATTTTTATATAGATGTAGATATCCCTGTTTCCAAAATACCAATTGCGCTAAATAGTATGTTACCAGCTGATATTGTTTGTAAAGATGCGAAACATGTTGCTAATGATTTTCATGCAAGATATGATAGTGTAGCTAAAAAGTATCGTTATCGTCTTTTAAATAGATCATTTCATTCAGTTTTTACCAGAAATTATGTATATACTTTATATAAAAAATTAGATTTAAAGAAAATAAAATATGCTTTAAAAGATTTTATAGGAAAATATGATTTTGCAGCTTTTCAATCTTCTGGTAGTGATGTAGGTACTACTAAAAGGGAGATAAAAAGTTTTGAAATGAAATTTGTTGGAGAAGAAATTTGGTTTGATATTGTCGGAACTGGTTTTCTTTATAATATGGTTAGAATTATTATTGGAACTTTAATAGAGATTGGATTAAATAAGAGACCTGCAGATGATGTAAAACGTATTATAAAAAGTCAGGATCGAATAGAAGCTGGTTTTACAGCACCTGCAAAAGGTTTATCTTTGTTAAAAGTTTATTATTAG
- the rplM gene encoding 50S ribosomal protein L13, protein MANPEEVDRKWYIVDASGKTLGRFASEVAQILRGKHKATFTPSVDTGDYVIVINAEKIKLTGNKWQEKEYVHHSNYPGGLKTTTYEKLKDKNPELIIKNAVKGMLPHNNLGEKIFKKLKVYSGSEHPHQAQQPEELEL, encoded by the coding sequence ATGGCTAATCCTGAAGAAGTGGATAGAAAATGGTATATAGTCGATGCTTCAGGTAAAACTTTAGGACGTTTTGCCTCAGAAGTTGCTCAGATATTGCGGGGTAAGCATAAAGCTACTTTTACCCCCAGTGTAGATACAGGGGACTATGTAATTGTAATTAATGCAGAGAAAATAAAACTTACAGGTAATAAATGGCAGGAAAAAGAATATGTTCACCATAGTAATTATCCTGGTGGTTTGAAAACAACTACTTATGAAAAACTTAAAGATAAAAATCCTGAACTTATTATAAAGAATGCTGTGAAAGGTATGTTACCACATAATAATTTAGGAGAGAAAATTTTCAAAAAGCTCAAAGTATATTCTGGTTCTGAGCACCCACATCAAGCACAACAACCTGAAGAATTAGAATTGTAA
- the rpsI gene encoding 30S ribosomal protein S9, with amino-acid sequence MADVQYRGTGRRKTATARVRLVPGDGNIIVNDRDVEDYFNRKSLIRDLKSPLELTDSLANFDVLVNAQGGGLSGQAGAIRHGIARALLEVDEDFRGPLKKAGYLTRDSRMKERKKYGLKKARKAPQFSKR; translated from the coding sequence ATGGCTGATGTACAATACCGGGGAACCGGTAGAAGAAAAACAGCTACCGCCAGAGTTAGATTAGTACCTGGTGATGGAAATATAATTGTAAATGATAGAGATGTAGAAGACTATTTTAATAGAAAATCACTTATTCGTGATTTAAAATCTCCTTTGGAATTAACTGATAGTCTTGCTAATTTTGATGTACTTGTAAATGCCCAGGGAGGCGGTCTTTCTGGACAGGCAGGTGCTATTCGTCATGGGATAGCTCGTGCACTATTAGAGGTAGATGAAGATTTCCGTGGACCATTGAAAAAAGCCGGTTATCTCACAAGAGATTCCCGTATGAAAGAAAGAAAAAAGTATGGTCTCAAAAAAGCGAGAAAAGCTCCACAGTTTTCCAAAAGATAA
- the amrB gene encoding AmmeMemoRadiSam system protein B → MGVKIAGLSPHPPLIIPEVGGRRRKEVQKTIDNLKEMSEEIVNAKPDILITISPHGPVMRDGIAVIYSESLKGDFRDFGAPQAKYEVKSNLKFIDKLKDKTDSNNIKLAKLKKTDLQSYGFSNELDHGVMVPLHFLLNANLDIPVVAISMGLLDYQTLYKFGKLLDETLDEMDLDGAIIASGDLSHKLKPGAPAGYNPEAENFDKKLTNLLSQEKFEEVLKIDKNLIETAGECGYRPIIMTLGAIQNYDVSSDLKSYEGPFGVGYAVCSFKINHKR, encoded by the coding sequence ATGGGTGTTAAAATTGCTGGTCTTAGTCCCCATCCACCTTTGATAATTCCAGAAGTAGGTGGGAGAAGAAGAAAAGAGGTTCAAAAAACAATTGATAATTTAAAAGAAATGAGTGAAGAGATAGTAAATGCAAAACCAGATATTTTAATTACAATCAGTCCTCATGGTCCTGTTATGAGGGATGGTATTGCTGTTATTTATTCTGAATCCCTAAAAGGAGATTTTAGGGATTTTGGAGCACCTCAGGCCAAATATGAAGTAAAATCAAATCTCAAGTTCATCGATAAATTAAAAGATAAAACTGACTCTAATAATATAAAATTAGCTAAGCTTAAAAAAACAGATTTACAATCTTATGGTTTTAGTAATGAACTTGATCATGGAGTTATGGTACCTTTGCATTTTTTATTAAATGCTAATTTAGATATTCCTGTTGTTGCTATATCTATGGGATTGTTAGATTATCAAACTCTTTATAAGTTTGGAAAATTATTAGATGAAACACTTGATGAAATGGATTTAGATGGTGCTATTATAGCCAGTGGAGATTTATCTCATAAGCTTAAACCAGGAGCTCCAGCAGGATATAATCCTGAAGCAGAAAATTTTGATAAAAAATTAACCAATCTTCTTTCTCAAGAAAAATTTGAAGAAGTGTTAAAAATTGATAAAAATTTAATAGAAACAGCTGGTGAGTGTGGTTATAGACCGATCATAATGACGTTAGGGGCAATTCAAAATTATGATGTGAGTAGTGACCTAAAATCTTATGAAGGTCCTTTTGGAGTTGGTTATGCAGTCTGTTCATTTAAAATTAATCATAAGAGGTGA
- the amrA gene encoding AmmeMemoRadiSam system protein A — protein sequence MLKKEDVPNLAKKTIEEYILHGRMYEIDQEISEELNKEAGVFVTLKKNGDLRGCIGTIRPTQKNIAAEVQKNAISAAEHDPRFPAVSGDELNEIDYSVDIIGEMEKVDSKEELNPKKFGIMVKGGHQTGLLLPDLEGIDTIEKQINIARKKAGLSKDADIEIYRFEVKRYKE from the coding sequence ATGTTAAAAAAAGAAGATGTTCCTAATCTTGCTAAAAAAACTATTGAAGAATATATTTTACATGGTAGAATGTATGAAATAGATCAAGAGATTTCAGAAGAATTAAATAAAGAAGCAGGAGTATTTGTTACTTTAAAAAAGAATGGTGATTTACGGGGGTGTATAGGTACTATCCGTCCTACCCAAAAAAATATTGCTGCTGAAGTTCAGAAAAATGCTATTAGTGCTGCTGAACATGACCCTCGTTTCCCAGCAGTTAGTGGTGATGAATTAAATGAAATAGATTATTCTGTTGATATTATTGGTGAAATGGAAAAAGTTGATAGTAAAGAAGAATTAAATCCTAAAAAATTTGGTATTATGGTTAAAGGTGGTCATCAAACAGGACTTTTATTACCTGATTTAGAAGGAATTGATACAATTGAGAAACAAATAAATATTGCAAGAAAAAAAGCTGGTTTAAGCAAAGATG